In the Scyliorhinus torazame isolate Kashiwa2021f chromosome 22, sScyTor2.1, whole genome shotgun sequence genome, one interval contains:
- the pole3 gene encoding DNA polymerase epsilon subunit 3 has translation MAERPEDLNLPNAVITRIIKEALPDGVNVSKEARSAISRAASVFVLYATSCANNFAMKSKRKTLSASDVLAAMEEMEFDRFITPLKDALEAYKREQKGKKEASEQKKKDKKPESEEHDKSKEDENEEDPEGVKMVEDDQKEIENEEEDVDN, from the exons ATGGCTGAGAGACCAGAAGACTTGAATCTGCCGAATGCAGTCATTACCAGGATTATTAAAGAGGCG CTTCCAGATGGAGTGAATGTCTCAAAGGAAGCCCGCAGCGCAATATCCCGAGCAGCAAGTGTCTTTGTTCTTTACGCAACCTCGTG CGCAAATAACTTTGCAATGAAGAGCAAGAGGAAAACGCTGAGTGCCTCTGATGTACTGGCAGCAATGGAAGAGATGGAGTTTGATCGTTTCATAACCCCACTGAAAGATGCATTGGAAG CTTACAAGCGAGAGCAGAAAGGAAAGAAAGAAGCTTCAGAACagaagaagaaggataagaagcctgagagtgaggaacacgacaAGAGCAAGGAAGATGAGAATGAGGAAGACCCTGAAGGGGTGAAAATGGTGGAAGATGATCAAAAAGAGATAGAAAATGAGGAAGAGGATGTAGATAACTGA